Below is a genomic region from Magnetovibrio sp..
ACGCTTCTTTACATCCCCAATCAGCGAAACCAAGAAAAACGGTGCCAACAGCACTCCAGATGTCACAACCAGCCACTGCGGTAGCGTTTCGTTGGCCGCCGCCATTTGTACGTGAATATCGATGTTTGCGGCGCTCAATACAGCGTCCAGCGCCAATCCGGATGCAATGGCGCTGATGGAAATGCCGAGCAAGTATCCCACCAAGGCACGGACGCCGAGATCTTTGCCGACCACGCCCAAGGTGGCGATGTTGGTGGCAGGCCCGGCGAGCAAGAACACCAACGCCGCACCGGGCGACACTCCCACCGCAATCAGCCCCGCCGCGATGGGTGTGCTGGCCGTGGCGCAAACGTAGATCGGTACGCCCACCACCAACATCACCACCATTGCGCCGATGCCATGGCCGTATGCGCTCAGGGCTTGAGGTTCAACCAATGCCGACATCACACCCGCCACGACCAAACCAATGGCCAACCACAGCGCGATGTCGTCGAGGATGTCGGTGAAGCCATAGCGAACGCCGCCCCACGTGCGCGCGGTGAGCCCGCCTGAACCGACTGGCGGTTCCACGGAGCAATGATCCCCGCAGCATGATGTGCATGTCGAGGCTTCGGTCTTCATGGGTGCCGACTGGGTTTCTCCCGCAACGAACAGATTGGCCAATAGTCCGCTGAAGATAGCGCTTAGGATCGCGGCAATGGGCCGGGCGACAGCCATAATCGGGCCCAACAGGGCGTAGCTGATGGCGACGCTGTCCGGACCGGTTTCCGGCGTGGCGATGAGAAACGATACCGTCGCACCCTTGGACGCACCCTCTTTACGCAAACTCACGGCGGCGGGCAGCACTCCGCATGAACAGAGCGGCAGCGGCGCACCGAGAAGCGCAGCCTTGACCACCGACCAAGTGCCATTGCCGCCCAACCACTTACCCAGAAGGCCATCGGGCATCAATGCATGTACCAGCCCCGCAGCAACAATACCGACGATCAGCCATGGCGCGGCGTCGAGATACATATCCAAAATCGCCATAAATATAGCTTGCACTTCATTAATCATCCATGCACCCCTCGCCCATATGCGCTGTCATGTTCTTCAACATCTCGCGCACATGATCGTCGGCGGCGATGTAACGTACGAACTTGCCGTCGCGTTCACCCCGCACCAACCGCGCCGCGCGCAACAACCTCAAATGATGGCTGACCAATGATTGGCTGAGGCCTAAATCGTCGGCCAGCACGCCGACACCAACCGGAACATCCAAACAGCGCAACACGATCGACAGACGATTCGCATCGCCCAGCAAGCGAAACGTTTCCGCCAATTCGGTGGTATGATCTTGGGTCATGACTCAATGTTCATATGAAAATATGTTCACATGAACATATCATAATTTTTTCTGCTTGAAAGTCTAACCTTTAAAACTCAGGCCTATTTTTATCATACACCTGCACAGCCGCTTTTACAGAAGCATCGGGCGTTCTTGATCGACCATGCCGTTGATGCGTTCGATAATGATTTCATTGAGAAACCTCTCGGGATTTGCAATCTCACCCCCATTAGGGACGAGTTCGATACGAATGTCCGCATCTTCGTAAAGATGGAATGGCAAATCGCGGTAATGATTCGTGATCACGGAAATGGGCCCGTTAAACGTGGTCAGAATTTTATCCCCCGCTGTAATTTGATAAATCAGGTTGAGGGACGGCAATTCCATATTGGTTTTGGTTTTCAATGTGGCGACGTAGCGCCCGGCTGGATGGCGCAAGTACGATGTAACCCAACGCCCATCGGGTTGAAGCGTCAGCTCGGTCGTTTCGCTCTTAGCGACCAATTCACGAACGGGGCTGTGAGCATAGGCCAAATGACTGGGGATTTTGCCGGTATTTAGGCACAGCACATTGCGGATGATGGCATGGCCCATATCATCAAAGCCCGCCCCATCTTTAACTTCGTGATAATTGTTCAAATCGATAATCCGGTCATAACCGATATCATCCAAGACCCCGAGCAGTTCATTATCGTCCGAACTCATTTCGACGATAATCGGGGGATGTTTTTTTAGTATTTCCTTGGCACCGCGTATGGCGTTTTTCTCAACGCCTTCAACATCGAACTTAAGAACATCCGGGACCAGATCGAACGTTGCGCAGAATTTGTCGAGCGTGAGGGTCTTGGGCGTGTCGATGATTTCTCCGCTACGCTCAAAAATGATGCTATCGCCACCATGCCCTTCGGCATACAACGGAACAGTTAGGCCAGCTTCATCAAAAATTGCGGCGTGTACCAGATATACGTTCGGGCAGGCGTAATCGCGGATCACCTGGCGAGTCATCTCAAGCGTCACCTTATTTGCTTCAAACGCGCATACTTGGCCTTTTGGACCAACGAGACGCGATGCAATGGCCGAAAGGTGTCCATGGTGAGAGCCAACATCAAAAAAGTGTTGCCGGGCTTGCACAGATCAATGATGGCCAATGAAACGGCTGGTTCGGGCAGAAGACCATTGATCCAAGTCCACACGTTGTATTCTCCTGGGTTCGTT
It encodes:
- a CDS encoding FkbM family methyltransferase; translation: MQARQHFFDVGSHHGHLSAIASRLVGPKGQVCAFEANKVTLEMTRQVIRDYACPNVYLVHAAIFDEAGLTVPLYAEGHGGDSIIFERSGEIIDTPKTLTLDKFCATFDLVPDVLKFDVEGVEKNAIRGAKEILKKHPPIIVEMSSDDNELLGVLDDIGYDRIIDLNNYHEVKDGAGFDDMGHAIIRNVLCLNTGKIPSHLAYAHSPVRELVAKSETTELTLQPDGRWVTSYLRHPAGRYVATLKTKTNMELPSLNLIYQITAGDKILTTFNGPISVITNHYRDLPFHLYEDADIRIELVPNGGEIANPERFLNEIIIERINGMVDQERPMLL
- a CDS encoding metalloregulator ArsR/SmtB family transcription factor, producing the protein MTQDHTTELAETFRLLGDANRLSIVLRCLDVPVGVGVLADDLGLSQSLVSHHLRLLRAARLVRGERDGKFVRYIAADDHVREMLKNMTAHMGEGCMDD
- a CDS encoding SO_0444 family Cu/Zn efflux transporter; translation: MINEVQAIFMAILDMYLDAAPWLIVGIVAAGLVHALMPDGLLGKWLGGNGTWSVVKAALLGAPLPLCSCGVLPAAVSLRKEGASKGATVSFLIATPETGPDSVAISYALLGPIMAVARPIAAILSAIFSGLLANLFVAGETQSAPMKTEASTCTSCCGDHCSVEPPVGSGGLTARTWGGVRYGFTDILDDIALWLAIGLVVAGVMSALVEPQALSAYGHGIGAMVVMLVVGVPIYVCATASTPIAAGLIAVGVSPGAALVFLLAGPATNIATLGVVGKDLGVRALVGYLLGISISAIASGLALDAVLSAANIDIHVQMAAANETLPQWLVVTSGVLLAPFFLVSLIGDVKKRLKR